A window from Brachyhypopomus gauderio isolate BG-103 chromosome 6, BGAUD_0.2, whole genome shotgun sequence encodes these proteins:
- the LOC143516329 gene encoding uncharacterized protein LOC143516329 isoform X2, giving the protein MEQHQGKRKFSAVWDHFDLTSENKVKCCICLTELLNKSTSSMLRHYRAKHENEIPDTPRINSASRKQMLDEALLNFILTDCQPLSIVESEGFKELVQVLEPSYVLPTRKTIKKMVAKKYEEERERVKMEVQQAVAFLQGQ; this is encoded by the exons ATGGAACAGCATCAAGGAAAGAGAAAGTTTTCTGctgtgtgggaccattttgatcTTACATCGGAAAATAAG GTTAAATGTTGCATTTGTTTGACAGAACTGTTAAACAAATCCACCTCCTCAATGCTGAGGCATTATAGGGCCAAACATGAGAATGAAATCCCAGATACACCCAGGATAAACTCAG CTTCCAGGAAGCAGATGCTGGATGAGGCTCTCCTGAATTTCATTTTGACGGATTGCCAGCCCCTCAGCATTGTGGAGAGTGAAGGGTTCAAGGAACTGGTTCAAGTCCTAGAGCCCTCATATGTTTTGCCAACCAGAAAG ACCATCAAAAAAATGGTGGCCAAAAAGTACGAGGAGGAACGTGAACGAGTGAAAATGGAAGTACAGCAAGCTGTGGCA TTCCTCCAAGGGCAATGA
- the LOC143516329 gene encoding E3 SUMO-protein ligase ZBED1-like isoform X1 has product MEQHQGKRKFSAVWDHFDLTSENKVKCCICLTELLNKSTSSMLRHYRAKHENEIPDTPRINSASRKQMLDEALLNFILTDCQPLSIVESEGFKELVQVLEPSYVLPTRKTIKKMVAKKYEEERERVKMEVQQAVAVSITADMWTSVNMEAYLALTCHYINENLQLCTSVLGVQYFPQSHTADNLAQVKRAIMEDWAITNKVK; this is encoded by the exons ATGGAACAGCATCAAGGAAAGAGAAAGTTTTCTGctgtgtgggaccattttgatcTTACATCGGAAAATAAG GTTAAATGTTGCATTTGTTTGACAGAACTGTTAAACAAATCCACCTCCTCAATGCTGAGGCATTATAGGGCCAAACATGAGAATGAAATCCCAGATACACCCAGGATAAACTCAG CTTCCAGGAAGCAGATGCTGGATGAGGCTCTCCTGAATTTCATTTTGACGGATTGCCAGCCCCTCAGCATTGTGGAGAGTGAAGGGTTCAAGGAACTGGTTCAAGTCCTAGAGCCCTCATATGTTTTGCCAACCAGAAAG ACCATCAAAAAAATGGTGGCCAAAAAGTACGAGGAGGAACGTGAACGAGTGAAAATGGAAGTACAGCAAGCTGTGGCAGTGAGTATAACAGCTGACATGTGGACATCTGTGAACATGGAGGCTTATTTGGCTCTTACCTGTCACTACATTAATGAGAATCTGCAGTTGTGTACATCTGTGTTGGGAGTACAATACTTCCCACAAAGTCACACTGCTGACAATTTGGCCCAAGTCAAAAGAGCCATAATGGAGGACTGGGCCATAACCAATAAAGTAAAGTGA